One segment of Panthera leo isolate Ple1 chromosome A3, P.leo_Ple1_pat1.1, whole genome shotgun sequence DNA contains the following:
- the CBLN4 gene encoding cerebellin-4 isoform X2 has protein sequence MGSGRRALSVVPAVLLALTLPGLPVWAQNDTEPIVLEGKCLVVCDSNPATDSKGSSSSPLGISVRAANSKVAFSAVRSTNHEPSEMSNKTRIIYFDQILVNVGNFFTLESVFVAPRKGIYSFSFHVIKVYQSQTIQVNLMLNGKPVISAFAGDKDVTREAATNGVLLYLDKEDKVYLKLEKGNLVGGWQYSTFSGFLVFPL, from the exons ATGGGCTCCGGGCGCCGGGCGCTGTCCGTGGTACCGGCCGTGCTGCTCGCCCTCACCCTGCCGGGGCTGCCCGTCTGGGCGCAGAACGACACGGAGCCTATCGTGCTGGAGGGCAAGTGTCTGGTGGTGTGCGACTCGAACCCGGCCACGGACTCCAAGGGCTCCTCTTCCTCGCCTCTGGGGATCTCGGTCCGGGCGGCCAACTCCAAGGTCGCCTTCTCGGCGGTGCGGAGCACCAACCACGAGCCGTCCGAGATGAGCAACAAGACGCGCATCATTTACTTCGATCAG atCCTAGTAAATGTGGGTAACTTTTTCACCCTGGAGTCTGTCTTTGTAGCACCAAGAAAAGGAATTTACAGTTTCAGCTTTCACGTAATTAAAGTCTACCAGAGCCAAACAATCCAG GTTAACCTGATGTTAAATGGAAAGCCGGTAATATCTGCCTTTGCTGGGGACAAAGATGTTACCCGCGAAGCTGCCACTAATGGGGTGCTCCTCTACCTGGATAAGGAGGATAAAGTTTACCTAAAACTGGAGAAAGGTAACTTGGTTGGAGGCTGGCAGTATTCCACGTTCTCTGGCTTTCTGGTGTTTCCCCTATAG